A region from the Benincasa hispida cultivar B227 chromosome 10, ASM972705v1, whole genome shotgun sequence genome encodes:
- the LOC120088187 gene encoding uncharacterized mitochondrial protein AtMg00860-like, producing MDLGRHLRNQSLVLYAQDSSGRRNGRIGRKATSLEPGCEGGRKEGLEECVTTNLVLNWEKCHFMVDEGIVLSHKISKVGLEVDQAKIDAISKLSPQVNVKTLRSLLGHAEFYRRFIRNFSQITRPLSALLEADREYNFDDVGTKAFNTLKDALITAPILVATDWM from the exons atggaccttggcagacatttGAGGAATCAATCCctcgtattgtatgcacaagattcaTCTGGAAGAAGGAATGGCAGGATCGGTAGAAAGGCAACGTCGCTTGAACCCGGCTGTGAGGGAGGTCGTAAAGAAG gtcttgaagagTGTGTGACAACAAATCTTGTtctgaactgggaaaaatgccactttatggtggatGAAGGAATAGTTCTGAGTCACAAAATCTCTAAGGTCGGATTGGAAGTCGATCAGGCaaagatcgacgcaatttccaagCTATCCCCACAAGTgaacgtgaaaacacttaggagcctTCTGGGACACGCTGAATTTTATAGAAGgtttattcgcaacttctcccaaatcacaaggcccctaagtgcgcTCCTTGAAGCTGACCGAGAATATAACTTTGATGACGTGGGCACCAAAGCATTTAACACATTAAAAGATGCGCTCATCACTGCACCCATCTTGGTTGCGACGGATTGGATGtaa
- the LOC120089208 gene encoding germin-like protein subfamily 1 member 7, which produces MKGCGITVIALVILQSFLAFSFDPSPLQDFCVAINDARSPVFLNGKFCKDPKYAVVNDFLFQGLNNPGNTENPNGSNVTLVNVDKLPGLNTLGVSLARIDYAPYGLNPPHTHPRATEILVVVEGSLLVGFVTSNPDNKLFSKLLYKGDVFVFPVGLIHFQFNVGRTPALAFAGLGSQNPGVITISNAVFGSKPLIPVDVLEKAFQLDADIVAYLQRRFGEPSNY; this is translated from the exons ATGAAGGGTTGTGGGATTACAGTTATTGCTCTTGTAATTTTGCaatcttttcttgctttttcCTTTGACCCAAGTCCTTTGCAAGATTTTTGTGTGGCAATTAATGATGCTAGATCACCTG TATTTCTGAATGGCAAGTTCTGCAAAGATCCAAAATATGCCGTCGTCAATGATTTCTTATTCCAAGGACTCAACAATCCTGGGAACACGGAGAATCCAAATGGCTCCAATGTGACTTTGGTTAACGTAGACAAATTGCCAGGACTCAACACTCTTGGCGTCTCCTTAGCTCGCATCGATTACGCTCCTTATGGGCTTAACCCACCACATACCCATCCACGTGCCACTGAAATTCTTGTCGTCGTAGAAGGTAGTCTCCTTGTTGGCTTCGTCACCTCTAATCCCGACAACAAACTTTTCTCGAAACTTTTGTATAAAGGAGACGTGTTTGTGTTTCCTGTTGGCCTCATTCACTTTCAGTTCAATGTTGGCCGTACTCCAGCACTTGCTTTTGCTGGACTCGGCAGCCAAAACCCCGGTGTTATTACAATTTCTAACGCTGTGTTTGGATCCAAACCACTAATCCCGGTTGATGTTCTTGAGAAAGCTTTTCAATTGGATGCCGATATTGTCGCCTATCTTCAACGGCGATTTGGTGAACCATCTAATTATTAG